The following coding sequences are from one Musa acuminata AAA Group cultivar baxijiao chromosome BXJ2-4, Cavendish_Baxijiao_AAA, whole genome shotgun sequence window:
- the LOC103980150 gene encoding caffeoylshikimate esterase isoform X2 yields MRDASSRTWDLESPSMAIYTAAITRHRPIQLQPLDRVWGTPTGRPLRRAAVVAVARKAIEGVGDELNAVAAENMDFAPARRRVRYAFADVHRRLDHFLFKRYEMNSKGVEVFWKSWLPKPGTTTKAALFFCHGYGSTCTFFFEGIAKIIADAGYAVFAMDYPGFGLSQGLHGYIPSFDGMVDHVIEQYAAIRAMEGVRELRHFLLGQSMGGAVALKIHLKQPEEWDGVLLVAPMCKIAEEVTPPGPVLKALTLMSYVLPEAKLFPQKDLGVLSFRDPTKRKVAELNVISYSDQMRLRTAVELIKATQDIESQLKKVRSPLLILHGAADKVTDPNVSKILYNMANTNDKTLKLYEEGFHCILEGEPDGRISSVINDIISWLDSHSDKN; encoded by the exons ATGAGAGATGCAAGTAGTAGAACTTGGGACTTAGAGAGCCCTTCCATGGCGATCTACACGGCCGCGATCACCCGTCACCGCCCGATCCAGCTGCAGCCGCTGGATCGAGTCTGGGGAACGCCGACTGGACGGCCGCTGCGGAGGGCAGCGGTCGTCGCGGTGGCGAGGAAGGCGATCGAGGGGGTCGGTGACGAGCTCAACGCCGTGGCGGCCGAGAATATGGACTTTGCCCCCGCTCGCCGCCGTGTTCGCTATGCCTTCGCCGACGTCCACCGCCGCCTCGACCACTTCTTGTTCAAG AGATACGAGATGAATTCTAAAGGAGTAGAGGTATTCTGGAAGAGCTGGCTGCCGAAGCCTGGTACCACCACCAAGGCTGCTCTTTTCTTTTGCCATGGATACGGCAGTAcctgcaccttcttctttgagg GGATTGCAAAGATAATTGCAGATGCAGGCTATGCAGTCTTTGCCATGGACTACCCCGGTTTTGGGCTCTCGCAGGGCTTGCATGGCTATATCCCGAGTTTTGATGGAATGGTAGACCATGTTATCGAGCAATATGCAGCCATCAGAG CTATGGAGGGAGTTAGAGAACTACGTCACTTCCTCTTGGGGCAATCGATGGGTGGAGCTGTTGCACTTAAAATCCACTTGAAGCAGCCAGAGGAGTGGGATGGAGTGCTTCTTGTGGCACCAATGTGCAAA ATTGCAGAAGAGGTGACACCACCAGGACCTGTTTTGAAGGCACTAACTCTCATGTCATATGTTTTACCTGAGGCAAAGTTATTTCCGCAGAAAGATCTAGGAGTCTTGTCATTCAGAGATCCAACGAAAAGAAAAGTG GCCGAGTTAAATGTGATTTCATATTCTGACCAAATGCGGTTAAGAACAGCTGTTGAGCTAATAAAGGCTACGCAAGATATTGAGTCACAACTGAAGAAG GTTCGTTCTCCATTGTTGATTCTTCACGGAGCTGCAGACAAAGTCACGGATCCAAATGTGAGCAAAATCCTCTACAATATGGCTAATACAAATGACAAAACCCTCAAGCTGtatgaagaaggctttcactgtaTTCTAGAGGGAGAGCCAGATGGAAGGATCTCAAGTGTCATTAATGATATCATATCATGGCTAGATTCTCATTCAGATAAGAATTAG
- the LOC103980150 gene encoding caffeoylshikimate esterase isoform X3, whose amino-acid sequence MRDASSRTWDLESPSMAIYTAAITRHRPIQLQPLDRVWGTPTGRPLRRAAVVAVARKAIEGVGDELNAVAAENMDFAPARRRVRYAFADVHRRLDHFLFKIAPTGIQMEERYEMNSKGVEVFWKSWLPKPGTTTKAALFFCHGYGSTCTFFFEGIAKIIADAGYAVFAMDYPGFGLSQGLHGYIPSFDGMVDHVIEQYAAIRAMEGVRELRHFLLGQSMGGAVALKIHLKQPEEWDGVLLVAPMCKAELNVISYSDQMRLRTAVELIKATQDIESQLKKVRSPLLILHGAADKVTDPNVSKILYNMANTNDKTLKLYEEGFHCILEGEPDGRISSVINDIISWLDSHSDKN is encoded by the exons ATGAGAGATGCAAGTAGTAGAACTTGGGACTTAGAGAGCCCTTCCATGGCGATCTACACGGCCGCGATCACCCGTCACCGCCCGATCCAGCTGCAGCCGCTGGATCGAGTCTGGGGAACGCCGACTGGACGGCCGCTGCGGAGGGCAGCGGTCGTCGCGGTGGCGAGGAAGGCGATCGAGGGGGTCGGTGACGAGCTCAACGCCGTGGCGGCCGAGAATATGGACTTTGCCCCCGCTCGCCGCCGTGTTCGCTATGCCTTCGCCGACGTCCACCGCCGCCTCGACCACTTCTTGTTCAAG ATAGCTCCGACAGGAATCCAAATGGAGGAG AGATACGAGATGAATTCTAAAGGAGTAGAGGTATTCTGGAAGAGCTGGCTGCCGAAGCCTGGTACCACCACCAAGGCTGCTCTTTTCTTTTGCCATGGATACGGCAGTAcctgcaccttcttctttgagg GGATTGCAAAGATAATTGCAGATGCAGGCTATGCAGTCTTTGCCATGGACTACCCCGGTTTTGGGCTCTCGCAGGGCTTGCATGGCTATATCCCGAGTTTTGATGGAATGGTAGACCATGTTATCGAGCAATATGCAGCCATCAGAG CTATGGAGGGAGTTAGAGAACTACGTCACTTCCTCTTGGGGCAATCGATGGGTGGAGCTGTTGCACTTAAAATCCACTTGAAGCAGCCAGAGGAGTGGGATGGAGTGCTTCTTGTGGCACCAATGTGCAAA GCCGAGTTAAATGTGATTTCATATTCTGACCAAATGCGGTTAAGAACAGCTGTTGAGCTAATAAAGGCTACGCAAGATATTGAGTCACAACTGAAGAAG GTTCGTTCTCCATTGTTGATTCTTCACGGAGCTGCAGACAAAGTCACGGATCCAAATGTGAGCAAAATCCTCTACAATATGGCTAATACAAATGACAAAACCCTCAAGCTGtatgaagaaggctttcactgtaTTCTAGAGGGAGAGCCAGATGGAAGGATCTCAAGTGTCATTAATGATATCATATCATGGCTAGATTCTCATTCAGATAAGAATTAG
- the LOC103980150 gene encoding caffeoylshikimate esterase isoform X1 — MRDASSRTWDLESPSMAIYTAAITRHRPIQLQPLDRVWGTPTGRPLRRAAVVAVARKAIEGVGDELNAVAAENMDFAPARRRVRYAFADVHRRLDHFLFKIAPTGIQMEERYEMNSKGVEVFWKSWLPKPGTTTKAALFFCHGYGSTCTFFFEGIAKIIADAGYAVFAMDYPGFGLSQGLHGYIPSFDGMVDHVIEQYAAIRAMEGVRELRHFLLGQSMGGAVALKIHLKQPEEWDGVLLVAPMCKIAEEVTPPGPVLKALTLMSYVLPEAKLFPQKDLGVLSFRDPTKRKVAELNVISYSDQMRLRTAVELIKATQDIESQLKKVRSPLLILHGAADKVTDPNVSKILYNMANTNDKTLKLYEEGFHCILEGEPDGRISSVINDIISWLDSHSDKN, encoded by the exons ATGAGAGATGCAAGTAGTAGAACTTGGGACTTAGAGAGCCCTTCCATGGCGATCTACACGGCCGCGATCACCCGTCACCGCCCGATCCAGCTGCAGCCGCTGGATCGAGTCTGGGGAACGCCGACTGGACGGCCGCTGCGGAGGGCAGCGGTCGTCGCGGTGGCGAGGAAGGCGATCGAGGGGGTCGGTGACGAGCTCAACGCCGTGGCGGCCGAGAATATGGACTTTGCCCCCGCTCGCCGCCGTGTTCGCTATGCCTTCGCCGACGTCCACCGCCGCCTCGACCACTTCTTGTTCAAG ATAGCTCCGACAGGAATCCAAATGGAGGAG AGATACGAGATGAATTCTAAAGGAGTAGAGGTATTCTGGAAGAGCTGGCTGCCGAAGCCTGGTACCACCACCAAGGCTGCTCTTTTCTTTTGCCATGGATACGGCAGTAcctgcaccttcttctttgagg GGATTGCAAAGATAATTGCAGATGCAGGCTATGCAGTCTTTGCCATGGACTACCCCGGTTTTGGGCTCTCGCAGGGCTTGCATGGCTATATCCCGAGTTTTGATGGAATGGTAGACCATGTTATCGAGCAATATGCAGCCATCAGAG CTATGGAGGGAGTTAGAGAACTACGTCACTTCCTCTTGGGGCAATCGATGGGTGGAGCTGTTGCACTTAAAATCCACTTGAAGCAGCCAGAGGAGTGGGATGGAGTGCTTCTTGTGGCACCAATGTGCAAA ATTGCAGAAGAGGTGACACCACCAGGACCTGTTTTGAAGGCACTAACTCTCATGTCATATGTTTTACCTGAGGCAAAGTTATTTCCGCAGAAAGATCTAGGAGTCTTGTCATTCAGAGATCCAACGAAAAGAAAAGTG GCCGAGTTAAATGTGATTTCATATTCTGACCAAATGCGGTTAAGAACAGCTGTTGAGCTAATAAAGGCTACGCAAGATATTGAGTCACAACTGAAGAAG GTTCGTTCTCCATTGTTGATTCTTCACGGAGCTGCAGACAAAGTCACGGATCCAAATGTGAGCAAAATCCTCTACAATATGGCTAATACAAATGACAAAACCCTCAAGCTGtatgaagaaggctttcactgtaTTCTAGAGGGAGAGCCAGATGGAAGGATCTCAAGTGTCATTAATGATATCATATCATGGCTAGATTCTCATTCAGATAAGAATTAG
- the LOC103980150 gene encoding caffeoylshikimate esterase isoform X4, which produces MRDASSRTWDLESPSMAIYTAAITRHRPIQLQPLDRVWGTPTGRPLRRAAVVAVARKAIEGVGDELNAVAAENMDFAPARRRVRYAFADVHRRLDHFLFKIAPTGIQMEERYEMNSKGVEVFWKSWLPKPGTTTKAALFFCHGYGSTCTFFFEGIAKIIADAGYAVFAMDYPGFGLSQGLHGYIPSFDGMVDHVIEQYAAIRAMEGVRELRHFLLGQSMGGAVALKIHLKQPEEWDGVLLVAPMCKIAEEVTPPGPVLKALTLMSYVLPEAKLFPQKDLGVLSFRDPTKRKVAELNVISYSDQMRLRTAVELIKATQDIESQLKKEQSEEPWPAYLKQNSEF; this is translated from the exons ATGAGAGATGCAAGTAGTAGAACTTGGGACTTAGAGAGCCCTTCCATGGCGATCTACACGGCCGCGATCACCCGTCACCGCCCGATCCAGCTGCAGCCGCTGGATCGAGTCTGGGGAACGCCGACTGGACGGCCGCTGCGGAGGGCAGCGGTCGTCGCGGTGGCGAGGAAGGCGATCGAGGGGGTCGGTGACGAGCTCAACGCCGTGGCGGCCGAGAATATGGACTTTGCCCCCGCTCGCCGCCGTGTTCGCTATGCCTTCGCCGACGTCCACCGCCGCCTCGACCACTTCTTGTTCAAG ATAGCTCCGACAGGAATCCAAATGGAGGAG AGATACGAGATGAATTCTAAAGGAGTAGAGGTATTCTGGAAGAGCTGGCTGCCGAAGCCTGGTACCACCACCAAGGCTGCTCTTTTCTTTTGCCATGGATACGGCAGTAcctgcaccttcttctttgagg GGATTGCAAAGATAATTGCAGATGCAGGCTATGCAGTCTTTGCCATGGACTACCCCGGTTTTGGGCTCTCGCAGGGCTTGCATGGCTATATCCCGAGTTTTGATGGAATGGTAGACCATGTTATCGAGCAATATGCAGCCATCAGAG CTATGGAGGGAGTTAGAGAACTACGTCACTTCCTCTTGGGGCAATCGATGGGTGGAGCTGTTGCACTTAAAATCCACTTGAAGCAGCCAGAGGAGTGGGATGGAGTGCTTCTTGTGGCACCAATGTGCAAA ATTGCAGAAGAGGTGACACCACCAGGACCTGTTTTGAAGGCACTAACTCTCATGTCATATGTTTTACCTGAGGCAAAGTTATTTCCGCAGAAAGATCTAGGAGTCTTGTCATTCAGAGATCCAACGAAAAGAAAAGTG GCCGAGTTAAATGTGATTTCATATTCTGACCAAATGCGGTTAAGAACAGCTGTTGAGCTAATAAAGGCTACGCAAGATATTGAGTCACAACTGAAGAAG GAACAATCAGAAGAACCATGGCCTGCGTACTTGAAGCAAAATTCAGAATTCTGA
- the LOC135609495 gene encoding LOB domain-containing protein 41-like — protein MRMSCNGCRVLRKGCSDDCSIRPCLRWIKSPESQANATVFLAKFYGRAGLMNLINAGPDHLRPAIFRSLLYEACGRIVNPIYGSVGLLLSGSWQLTQAAVEAVLKGAPIVQIPSETAASTPTPPLKASDIRHISKDPGAGGCARAAAELHKVNKAGSRFKRSGAKAARPAAIHPLEFHESTGSDSTEPAADAGVGGGGDEECQVEESMSSADIAEASSHVSQGEPDRAEAEEDDEVGLELTLGSGPFSRSHRDEARRVHDPDACTTDLGLAS, from the exons ATGAGGATGAGCTGCAACGGTTGTCGGGTGCTGCGAAAGGGGTGCAGCGACGACTGCAGCATCAGGCCCTGCCTGCGGTGGATCAAGAGCCCCGAGTCCCAGGCCAACGCCACCGTCTTCCTCGCCAAGTTCTACGGCCGCGCCGGCCTCATGAACCTCATCAACGCCGGCCCCGACCACCTCCGCCCTG CGATATTCCGGTCTCTTCTGTACGAGGCTTGCGGCCGAATCGTCAATCCGATCTACGGCTCCGTGGGCCTGCTGTTGTCGGGAAGTTGGCAGCTCACCCAGGCTGCGGTGGAGGCGGTGCTCAAGGGCGCCCCCATCGTCCAGATCCCGTCCGAGACGGCGGCATCCACCCCGACCCCGCCGCTCAAGGCCTCCGACATCCGGCACATCTCCAAGGACCCCGGAGCCGGCGGCTGCGCTCGTGCGGCCGCCGAGCTGCACAAGGTCAACAAGGCTGGCTCCCGGTTCAAGCGCTCCGGCGCCAAGGCCGCCCGTCCGGCCGCCATCCATCCTCTGGAATTCCACGAGTCCACGGGCAGCGACTCGACCGAGCCGGCGGCCGATGCCGGCGTGGGCGGAGGAGGGGACGAAGAGTGCCAGGTGGAGGAGAGCATGTCCTCGGCGGACATCGCGGAGGCGTCGTCCCACGTGAGCCAAGGCGAGCCTGACCGGGCCGAGGCCGAGGAGGACGACGAGGTGGGTCTGGAGCTCACCCTCGGGTCGGGACCGTTCTCCCGGTCGCATCGAGACGAGGCGCGGCGCGTCCACGACCCGGACGCGTGCACGACCGATCTCGGCCTGGCGTCGTAG